In a genomic window of Desulforegula conservatrix Mb1Pa:
- a CDS encoding AAA family ATPase, with translation MEVKNENIPDPKELEKEIADFLSKKFGGNIKVVTPQFSVQPEHEGSKETKVKDLGTKINFDMKPEELIAYLDQYIVKQDEAKAVLSTKICTHFNRIRKAAANPDAVDELSGSIKNNILMLGPTGSGKTYMVKLIAQKLGVPFVKGDATKFSETGYVGGDVEDLVRDLVREADDDIALAEHGIIYIDEIDKIASSRNLIGADVSRTGVQRALLKPMEETDVELKVPHDPVSMLQELDRFQKTGKKNKRAVNTKNILFIMSGAFGGLSEIIKKRISGKKIGFGADLAEKETNDEILKKVKTEDLVEFGFETEFVGRLPIRTVFETLSRDDIFEILKNPNNPIILGKKLDFAAYDIDIKFEEAALDLLADEAYSENTGARGISSCVEKSLLKFERKLPSTNISFLPVTLEAIKNPDETISSLTNPEDCEKWESIYQKLADSEKEYVHKYVAENWKSLSLKYNLTLSEARINLVSDYYCSHMTSTGNAIKRIKNFYDDARKIELYFLNRHDINIVFEDDAIDFIIEQFIKHGATVDEVFKKMTSDFELGLKLVKEKAKRNRFFISREALIAPEHYIENLIRNGMKEIH, from the coding sequence ATGGAAGTAAAAAACGAAAACATACCAGATCCAAAAGAACTTGAAAAAGAAATCGCCGATTTTTTAAGCAAAAAATTCGGCGGGAATATCAAGGTCGTAACACCGCAGTTTTCCGTACAGCCAGAGCATGAAGGCTCCAAGGAGACAAAGGTTAAAGATCTCGGCACAAAAATAAACTTTGATATGAAACCAGAAGAACTGATCGCCTATCTTGACCAGTACATTGTCAAACAGGACGAAGCCAAGGCTGTTCTTTCAACCAAAATATGCACCCACTTCAACAGAATAAGAAAAGCCGCCGCAAATCCGGACGCAGTTGACGAGCTTAGCGGAAGCATCAAAAACAATATTCTTATGTTAGGCCCGACAGGCTCAGGCAAAACCTATATGGTAAAGCTTATTGCGCAAAAACTTGGGGTTCCTTTTGTAAAGGGAGACGCCACCAAATTCAGCGAAACAGGCTATGTGGGTGGTGACGTGGAGGATCTTGTCCGTGATCTTGTTCGCGAGGCTGATGATGACATCGCCCTTGCCGAGCATGGAATCATATATATTGACGAAATCGACAAGATAGCTTCAAGCAGAAACCTGATCGGAGCAGACGTATCCCGCACAGGTGTTCAGAGAGCCCTTCTTAAGCCAATGGAGGAAACCGACGTTGAGCTTAAAGTACCCCACGATCCTGTTTCCATGCTTCAGGAGCTGGACAGATTCCAGAAGACAGGCAAAAAAAACAAGCGCGCAGTAAACACAAAGAATATTCTTTTCATAATGAGCGGAGCCTTTGGCGGACTTTCTGAAATAATTAAAAAAAGAATATCTGGCAAAAAAATTGGTTTTGGTGCTGACTTAGCGGAAAAAGAGACCAATGATGAAATTCTTAAAAAAGTAAAAACCGAGGATCTTGTTGAATTCGGATTCGAGACTGAATTTGTGGGAAGACTTCCTATCCGTACAGTTTTTGAAACCCTTTCAAGGGACGACATATTCGAGATCCTGAAAAATCCGAATAATCCAATAATACTTGGCAAGAAACTCGATTTTGCGGCCTATGACATTGATATAAAATTCGAGGAAGCCGCTCTTGATCTTCTGGCTGACGAGGCATACTCAGAAAACACAGGCGCAAGAGGGATTTCAAGCTGCGTTGAAAAATCTCTTCTCAAATTTGAAAGAAAGCTTCCTTCAACAAATATCAGCTTTCTGCCAGTGACTCTGGAAGCAATAAAAAACCCGGACGAAACGATATCGTCACTTACAAATCCAGAAGACTGTGAAAAATGGGAAAGCATATATCAGAAACTTGCGGATTCCGAAAAAGAATATGTTCATAAATATGTGGCTGAAAACTGGAAATCCCTGTCCCTCAAGTATAATCTGACTTTGTCCGAGGCGAGGATCAATCTGGTTTCTGATTATTATTGCTCTCATATGACAAGCACAGGCAACGCCATAAAGAGAATAAAAAATTTCTATGACGACGCCAGAAAAATCGAACTGTACTTTTTAAACCGCCATGATATCAATATCGTTTTCGAGGATGATGCAATTGATTTCATCATCGAACAATTTATTAAGCACGGAGCTACAGTTGATGAAGTCTTTAAAAAAATGACTTCTGATTTTGAGCTTGGACTTAAACTGGTCAAAGAAAAAGCAAAACGCAACCGCTTTTTCATTTCCAGAGAGGCCCTCATTGCTCCTGAGCATTATATAGAAAATCTTATCCGTAACGGGATGAAAGAGATTCATTGA
- the eno gene encoding phosphopyruvate hydratase, translated as MTQIVDIRAREIIDSRGNPTVEVDVKLACGVMGRAAVPSGASTGTREALELRDNDKSRYLGKGVSKAVENVNTTIIQALVGMDATDQTALDRRMLDLDGSYNKAELGANAMLGVSMAAARAAAEAYGLPLYRYLGGITACELPMPMMNIINGGAHASNKLDIQEFMIIPVGAKNVTEAIRMGAEVFHNLKNILKSKGMSTAVGDEGGFAPDLSSNEEAITCILQAIEAAKYVPGKDIGLALDVAASEFYKDGKYVLEAEGRSLTSVEMIDYYETLVNNYPILSIEDGLAEQDWDNWALMTKRLGSKVQLVGDDVFVTNPDIFEKGIKDGIANSILIKLNQIGTLTETLEAIDMAKRAGYTTIISHRSGETEDTFISDLAVGVSGGQIKTGSLSRSDRIAKYNQLIRIEEELGMRARLAKEIFKR; from the coding sequence ATGACCCAGATAGTTGATATACGTGCTCGTGAAATAATTGATTCCAGAGGTAATCCTACGGTTGAAGTTGATGTAAAACTTGCCTGCGGTGTAATGGGGCGTGCAGCTGTTCCTTCCGGCGCATCAACCGGAACCCGTGAAGCCCTCGAACTCAGGGATAATGATAAGTCCAGGTATCTCGGAAAGGGCGTTTCAAAGGCTGTTGAAAACGTAAATACAACTATAATTCAGGCTCTTGTGGGCATGGACGCAACTGATCAGACAGCTCTGGACAGAAGAATGCTTGACCTTGATGGTTCTTATAACAAGGCCGAACTTGGGGCAAACGCCATGCTTGGTGTATCAATGGCTGCTGCCAGGGCAGCAGCCGAAGCTTATGGCCTTCCTTTATATCGTTATCTTGGCGGAATAACCGCATGTGAGCTTCCAATGCCGATGATGAATATCATTAACGGAGGAGCCCACGCTAGTAACAAGCTTGACATTCAGGAGTTCATGATCATTCCTGTCGGAGCAAAGAATGTAACTGAGGCAATCCGCATGGGAGCCGAAGTTTTTCACAATCTCAAAAACATTTTGAAATCCAAGGGCATGAGCACAGCTGTGGGCGACGAAGGCGGTTTCGCTCCTGATCTTTCATCGAATGAAGAAGCAATAACATGTATACTCCAGGCAATTGAAGCGGCAAAATATGTGCCTGGAAAAGATATCGGACTCGCGCTTGATGTTGCTGCAAGTGAATTTTACAAAGACGGCAAATACGTTCTCGAGGCCGAAGGCAGAAGTCTTACTTCCGTTGAAATGATCGATTACTATGAAACTCTTGTTAACAATTATCCTATTCTTTCAATTGAAGATGGTCTTGCAGAGCAGGACTGGGATAACTGGGCTCTTATGACAAAGCGCCTTGGCAGCAAGGTTCAGCTTGTGGGTGATGATGTTTTTGTTACCAATCCTGATATTTTCGAAAAGGGTATTAAAGATGGAATAGCAAATTCAATACTGATAAAGCTCAATCAGATTGGTACATTGACTGAAACCCTTGAAGCCATTGATATGGCAAAAAGAGCAGGCTATACGACAATTATTTCCCATCGTTCAGGAGAGACCGAAGATACTTTCATTTCAGACCTGGCTGTTGGAGTGAGCGGAGGTCAGATAAAGACAGGGTCTCTTTCAAGAAGTGACAGAATTGCCAAATACAATCAGCTGATTAGAATAGAAGAAGAGCTCGGTATGCGTGCAAGGCTTGCCAAAGAAATTTTTAAAAGATAG
- the ahbC gene encoding 12,18-didecarboxysiroheme deacetylase has product MIGISKLYCGTVEPSDALRYGRHSGSLPSHLLQFSSDKKPVVVWNITRKCNLKCIHCYAHATEESGFDELTTEEGKRLIDDLASFGSPVILFSGGEPLVRKDLPDLAEYAVSKGMRAVISTNGTLITKEMAQTLKRIGLSYVGISLDGMEDVNDRFRAVKGAYKAALEGIKNCQEAGIKVGLRFTINKHNVTEIPAIFDLVEEKEIPRICFYHLVYSGRGSQMIEEDLSLEDTRKALDMIIDRTKDLHDKGKPKEVLTVDNHADGPYIYQRLLNEDPERASEVLELLKMNEGNSSGRGIGCVSWNGDVFADQFWRHHSFGNVRQRPFSEIWTKPDDELLIKLKDKKNHVTGRCATCKWLDICGGNFRVRAEAALGDVWAPDPACYLTDEEISQSI; this is encoded by the coding sequence ATGATTGGCATTTCAAAATTATACTGCGGAACAGTAGAGCCATCCGACGCTCTTCGTTATGGACGCCATTCAGGCAGTCTGCCGTCCCATCTTCTTCAGTTCTCTTCTGACAAAAAACCAGTTGTTGTCTGGAACATAACCAGAAAATGTAATCTCAAATGCATTCACTGCTATGCCCATGCTACTGAAGAATCAGGTTTTGACGAACTTACCACAGAAGAAGGCAAAAGACTGATAGACGATCTTGCTTCCTTCGGCTCTCCTGTAATTCTCTTTTCCGGCGGAGAGCCGCTTGTAAGAAAAGATCTTCCGGATCTTGCCGAATATGCGGTTTCAAAAGGCATGAGGGCAGTTATTTCTACTAATGGGACACTCATAACAAAAGAAATGGCACAAACCCTTAAAAGGATCGGTCTTTCATACGTCGGGATCAGTCTTGATGGCATGGAAGATGTCAATGACAGGTTCAGGGCAGTTAAAGGCGCATACAAGGCCGCACTTGAAGGCATCAAGAACTGTCAGGAAGCTGGTATCAAAGTTGGTCTGAGATTTACCATAAACAAGCATAATGTTACCGAGATACCGGCAATTTTTGATCTGGTTGAAGAAAAAGAAATACCAAGAATCTGCTTTTATCATCTAGTATATTCAGGCAGAGGCTCACAGATGATAGAAGAGGATTTAAGCCTTGAAGATACAAGAAAAGCCCTTGATATGATAATTGACAGAACAAAGGATCTCCACGACAAAGGCAAACCCAAGGAAGTTCTTACTGTGGATAACCATGCTGATGGCCCATATATTTATCAAAGACTTCTGAATGAAGATCCTGAAAGAGCCTCAGAGGTTCTTGAGCTTCTGAAAATGAATGAAGGAAACAGCAGCGGAAGAGGAATCGGTTGTGTAAGCTGGAATGGCGATGTTTTTGCTGATCAGTTCTGGCGCCACCACAGTTTCGGAAATGTAAGACAAAGGCCTTTTTCAGAAATCTGGACAAAACCGGATGATGAGCTTCTCATCAAACTTAAGGACAAGAAGAATCACGTGACAGGCAGATGCGCCACATGCAAATGGCTCGACATCTGCGGCGGCAATTTCAGGGTAAGAGCCGAAGCCGCTCTCGGAGACGTTTGGGCGCCTGATCCGGCATGTTATCTTACTGATGAGGAAATTTCTCAGTCAATATAA